A window of Amaranthus tricolor cultivar Red isolate AtriRed21 chromosome 8, ASM2621246v1, whole genome shotgun sequence genomic DNA:
ACGAGTTTTCTCTTTAACTTTAGATATCCATATAGCAGTGAAATGAATTCTGTTTGTTTAAATAACTTTTATGATCGAGATTCTATGAAAAGATTAGTTCTTGAAGAGAAATGGGATGATGATAGGATAAATAATTTGTTTGATTCTGTACTAGCTCCAATTTTTGTTTCTAGGGttttgattgtattgaaagaGGACCCTAAAGTTATGGTTAAATTCTTTCGTTGGGCAAAAATGCGTATTGGATTTAAGCATTCTACTGAATCTTATTGCATTGTGATCCACATTGTATTCTTTAATAGAATGTATAATGATGCTCGTTTACTTTTTAAAGAGATGATTTTGTCGGCCTCCGGTTGGCCtggttttgatttgtttgatgCATTGTGGTTGACGAGGAATGTTTGTGCTACTGGTTTTGGGGTGTTTGATGCGTTTTTTAGTGTGTTGATTGAACTAGGAATGATTGACGAGGCAACTCACTGTTTTAATAGAATGAAGAAACATAGGGTCCTTCCGAAGGTTCGTTCATGTAATAATCTTCTAAGAAGGCTTTGTGAGTCGGGAAGAGGTGAAATGTCgaggaaaatttttaatgatatgattgggGTTGGGATGTCCCCGTCAGTGTTTACTTATAACATATTGATATATGATAGATGCAAAGAAAGAGATTTAGTAGGAGCGTTGGCATTGTTTCGTATGATGAAGAAGAGTGGCTTATTACCGGATATTGTTACTTACAATACCCTGATTGATGGGCTGGGAAAACTTGGATTGTTAGATGAAACAATAAATCTGTATTTAGAGATGAGGGAAGTAGGTTGTAGTCCTGATGTAATAACTTTTAATACATTGATTAATTGCTTTTGTAAATATGAAAAGTTGCCTCAAGCTTTTGAATTTTTTCATCAGATGAAAAGTGATGGTTTAAAGCCTACTGTTGTAACATATAGCACATTAATTGATTCCTTTTGTAAAGAAGGAATGGTGCGAGAAGCTATGAAGTTTTTTGTAGACATGAGACGTCTTGGGTTATCTCCAAACGAATATACTTATACATCTTTGGTTGACGCGTATTGTAAGAGTGGAAACCTTGGTGAATCTTTGAAAATGTTGAAGGAGATGTTAGAGGCAGGGCTTGACTTAAATGTTGTTATTTGTACAGCTCTGATGGATGGCCTTTGTGAGAGAGGGAGGATGGAAGAAGCTGAGGAGTTGTTTGATAATATGCAGAAAGCTGGTATAATACCAAACCAAAAAACCTACACCACGTTTATTCATGGCTGCATTAAAGCTGGTAAGATGGAAATAGCAAAAGAGACATTACAAGCAATGAAAAAGAAAGAGTTAAAGGCGGATGAGACCTTATATGGAACCCTTGTTTGGGGACTTTGCAATGAAGGAAAAGTTGAAGAAGCGAAAGGTTTAGTAATGGAGATGAGACAAATTGGTCTTCAGGTAAATGTTTTTTTCTTTACGACATTGATAAATGCTTATTTAAAAGCTGGGAATGCCATAGAAGCTCTTTCACTGTTTCAGAAAATGCTAGAGTTTAATATCCTTCCTACGCATGTAACATTTATAGTGTTAATTGATGGTCTCTGCAAATTGGGACTGATCAAGGATGCAGTTGACTATCTTCATAGAATGAAAGTTATGGGTTTACCTCTTCATATTTCTGTCTATACATCCCTAATTGAAGCTCATTGTAAAAATAATTGTATCGAAATGGCAAGAAAACTTTTTGATGAAATGCAAGGAGAGGGGATAATTCCAGATGGACCTGTTTTCACAGCTTTGATTGATGGAAACTTGAAGCATGGAAATGTTGAGGAAGTCTTTAACTTATACAGAAGAATGATCGGTTTTGGTTTGCAGCTGGATTTGTTTGCTTGTACGTCTTTAATGCAGGCTTATTTTAAAGCAGGGGACGTCAAGGGTGCCCTTAATCTTTTTCAGGAAATGCAGGACTTGGGTATTGGTCCCACACTTGTCACTTATACTGTGTTGATTGATGGTATGTGTAAATCAGGATTCGTCCAGGAAGCACTGGAGCATTTTCGTAGGATGGATGGAACGGGTTTGTCCCCGAATGTTATCATATATACAGCTTTAATAAATGGTTTTTGTAAAAGTGGCTGCCTGGAGATGGCCACTGAGCTTTTTAAGGAAATGCAAGCTAAGGGTTTGATTCCTGATGTGGCTGCTTTTACAGCTATAATCTCTGGCAATTTGAAGCTTGGTAGCATTGAAGAAGCATTTAAGTTAAAGAACAAGATGATTGATATGGGTTTGGAGCTTGATTTGTGGGCTTACACTTGTTTGATTCAGGTGCTTGCTGAATCTAATCAACTTGAAGAAGCaagaattttatttgatgaaatgGTCAGAAAGGGTATTCGTCCAGACAAAGTTATATATGGTGTGCTTGTAAAAAGATATTGCAACCAGGGAAAGGCTGATGAGGCTGTTAAATTGCAGAATGATTTGGTCACCACTGGATTATTGACTAGAGTTGATAATCTTGCTGCCCGTGGTGCAGACTAATAGTAAGGAATTTATTGCCATCCTTGCTTCAACTATTTTGTTCAAGAATTCACAGCCCTTGAATTGGAGTGATTCTAGTCAGCATGAGCAAATTTTTTGTTCTGCTTCGTCTGGATCCTGGAAGGACATTAGATTGGTCATTTTTCATCTTGGAGGTTAGTTCTATCATTACTTCAACACACTTCAAAAATAGTTCAAACCTTAAATGCTCTTCTGCACAAATTTGGACTCAAACAGAGGTTCAGATAACCGTATGATaattaaaacagaaaaaaatgGTGATATGAAGTTATTAGCACTGTAATTCTTAAACATAAATTCATGCATCCAATTTGCCTGTGTCCATGTATTAGACTTCGATTACCAACTTCTAGAAGTCTTAATGGCACATAACATAGATGCTGTTCCTGTTGCTTTATGTGATAGTCCCTACAGTACTTCTGTACACCCGTCCCTTTGTCTTCCTGTCCCCTCTTGGTCAGACACACTTAAATTGATaatcatgattttattttcatttagcGAGGTCAATATTGTATTGACGAATAATTATTTTGGTGATGTGGTTCTTGCCTGTAAATTGCATATGCTAATCATAGCCATTGTTTATGAAGGAGAGGAGGAGCTTCCTAtttcattgaagaatatttAGTTTGATGATGTGGTTCTTACATGCAAATTGCAAAGTATAGCCACTGTTTATCAAGGATAGGAGGTTTCTTGTCTTTTCTTTGACTATTGTTTATGAATAGGATATGCTAACATTTTAATAGAAGTTGATAACAGTAGCTGTGTTGAGTTGTTGGTCCCCCTCCCCCCTCCCCCCTACATCCTACCCACAGTCTAACATTCGTCGTGTTTGTAGAACTGATAGCTTTTTTTAGTGAGAGGCTAAGAACAAGCTTGTTTTTTTAGAATGCCGCTGTGGAAGAAAGATATTAAGACATC
This region includes:
- the LOC130820562 gene encoding putative pentatricopeptide repeat-containing protein At2g02150; the encoded protein is MLFYLRNFFGVVGRRYFLYNHIGASRGTLNSMPFQCNLIICVTSFLFNFRYPYSSEMNSVCLNNFYDRDSMKRLVLEEKWDDDRINNLFDSVLAPIFVSRVLIVLKEDPKVMVKFFRWAKMRIGFKHSTESYCIVIHIVFFNRMYNDARLLFKEMILSASGWPGFDLFDALWLTRNVCATGFGVFDAFFSVLIELGMIDEATHCFNRMKKHRVLPKVRSCNNLLRRLCESGRGEMSRKIFNDMIGVGMSPSVFTYNILIYDRCKERDLVGALALFRMMKKSGLLPDIVTYNTLIDGLGKLGLLDETINLYLEMREVGCSPDVITFNTLINCFCKYEKLPQAFEFFHQMKSDGLKPTVVTYSTLIDSFCKEGMVREAMKFFVDMRRLGLSPNEYTYTSLVDAYCKSGNLGESLKMLKEMLEAGLDLNVVICTALMDGLCERGRMEEAEELFDNMQKAGIIPNQKTYTTFIHGCIKAGKMEIAKETLQAMKKKELKADETLYGTLVWGLCNEGKVEEAKGLVMEMRQIGLQVNVFFFTTLINAYLKAGNAIEALSLFQKMLEFNILPTHVTFIVLIDGLCKLGLIKDAVDYLHRMKVMGLPLHISVYTSLIEAHCKNNCIEMARKLFDEMQGEGIIPDGPVFTALIDGNLKHGNVEEVFNLYRRMIGFGLQLDLFACTSLMQAYFKAGDVKGALNLFQEMQDLGIGPTLVTYTVLIDGMCKSGFVQEALEHFRRMDGTGLSPNVIIYTALINGFCKSGCLEMATELFKEMQAKGLIPDVAAFTAIISGNLKLGSIEEAFKLKNKMIDMGLELDLWAYTCLIQVLAESNQLEEARILFDEMVRKGIRPDKVIYGVLVKRYCNQGKADEAVKLQNDLVTTGLLTRVDNLAARGAD